One stretch of Fictibacillus sp. b24 DNA includes these proteins:
- the panD gene encoding aspartate 1-decarboxylase: protein MFRTLMKAKIHRATVTESNLNYVGSITIDEDILDAVDMIPNEKVQIVNNNNGARFETYIIPGKRGSGVMCLNGAAARLVQEGDVVIVISYGMYDETEARHHVPKVAIMDKNNRVHEMLGVEPEATIY, encoded by the coding sequence ATGTTCCGTACGTTAATGAAAGCTAAAATCCACCGTGCAACGGTAACTGAATCTAACTTAAACTATGTTGGCAGCATCACGATTGATGAAGATATTTTAGATGCTGTTGATATGATTCCGAACGAAAAAGTGCAGATTGTTAATAATAATAATGGTGCACGTTTTGAAACTTATATTATCCCTGGAAAACGAGGTTCTGGTGTGATGTGTCTGAATGGCGCTGCAGCACGTCTCGTCCAAGAAGGGGATGTTGTTATTGTTATCTCTTACGGAATGTATGATGAAACCGAAGCAAGACATCATGTACCGAAAGTTGCGATTATGGATAAAAATAATCGAGTACATGAGATGCTCGGAGTTGAACCTGAGGCTACTATTTATTAA
- the dinG gene encoding ATP-dependent DNA helicase DinG, with amino-acid sequence MTRRYVVIDFETTGNSAAKGDRIIQIGAVAVEEGQITDRFSTFIQPGVPIPPFIEQLTGINDEMVKDAPLFEEVAPKLLQMLEGAYFVAHNVMFDYSFLQGELDRSGYSRLSMPLIDTVEMSRLLLLGADGYQLGMLADYLGLEHVNPHQADSDAEVTARLLIHLLEKLENLPLATLERLNPFLKKLQSSLESIVGDMIAEKSAFLADEETYDFYRKLALKRKSDAVQLVDGDFKEFKDEEVQDQLQQHMQHYEVRKSQQRMVELVDEALHTSQHLVIEAGTGVGKSLGYLIPGIRYAKEKDRPLVVSTHTVQLQQQLLERDVPLLKRIMPFDFTATLLKGRNHYLCLRKFEHTLMDNHDDNYDMNFTKAQLIIWLTETETGDVEELSMASGGKLFWNTVKSDANSCLNHRCPWFSRCYYHKQRRAAHESDLVITNHALLFTDLKSDNQLLPAYKEVVLDEAHHVEEVVSDHFGKETDYFSFVKLLDRLSQTDGDGMMNTFREICDLLEIPKYEHHLANWDTLFSDIKNELDEIFKQIKSICLRKAKSSRATELTRLTLRYTKEDIETAIWEPVLEMEERARQFIADLVKPVKRVLKSLDQYEDHLTVQQKGFLVDLEGILNDLQDEMTNLHHLLSCPLSEEVYWMEAESKGPRHAVTLFAKPVEIDQILADKFFGKKSSVVLTSATMSVKNSFRYLSERLGLLDFGPISAQLPSPFQYEQQAKLMVPTDIPLINEVDQKTFVSKISSSLYEIAKVTKGRMLVLFTSYEMLKETHAAFKNMMGSEEFVLIAQGVDSGSRARLTKNFQRFDNSILFGTNSFWEGIDIPGDDLSCLVIIRLPFTPPDQPVMAAKSEKLKAEGGNPFYDLSLPQAIIRFKQGFGRLVRSSRDKGAVFVFDRRIIETRYGKSFVQSLPKLPVSIKPIDELVSELDEWME; translated from the coding sequence ATGACACGGCGATATGTCGTTATCGATTTTGAAACAACAGGAAATTCAGCAGCAAAAGGAGACCGAATTATTCAAATTGGTGCGGTCGCCGTTGAGGAAGGGCAGATAACGGACAGATTTTCGACGTTCATCCAGCCAGGAGTTCCCATCCCCCCATTTATTGAACAATTGACGGGCATCAACGATGAAATGGTAAAAGATGCCCCGTTGTTTGAAGAAGTGGCACCAAAGCTCCTTCAGATGTTAGAAGGAGCTTATTTTGTTGCTCATAATGTTATGTTTGATTATTCATTTCTGCAAGGTGAGCTAGACCGTTCTGGTTATTCCAGATTATCCATGCCGCTGATCGACACAGTCGAGATGTCGAGGCTCCTTCTGTTAGGAGCAGACGGTTATCAGCTCGGCATGCTTGCTGACTATCTCGGGTTAGAACATGTTAACCCTCACCAAGCAGACAGTGATGCAGAGGTGACGGCAAGACTTCTCATTCATCTTTTAGAAAAGCTTGAAAACTTGCCTTTAGCAACGCTCGAGCGGCTCAATCCCTTTTTAAAGAAGCTGCAAAGTTCTTTAGAAAGTATTGTTGGAGATATGATCGCTGAAAAGTCCGCTTTTTTGGCAGATGAAGAGACATATGATTTCTACCGTAAACTTGCACTAAAGAGAAAATCAGATGCCGTTCAATTGGTAGATGGTGATTTTAAAGAGTTTAAAGACGAGGAAGTGCAGGATCAGCTTCAGCAGCATATGCAGCATTATGAAGTTCGGAAAAGTCAGCAAAGAATGGTTGAACTAGTCGACGAAGCGCTTCATACGAGTCAGCATCTTGTCATTGAAGCAGGAACGGGTGTTGGTAAATCGTTAGGCTATCTTATTCCAGGTATCCGTTATGCTAAGGAAAAAGACCGCCCGCTTGTCGTTTCCACACATACTGTTCAGCTGCAGCAGCAGCTTTTAGAGCGAGATGTTCCGCTTTTAAAAAGGATCATGCCATTTGATTTTACAGCAACACTTCTTAAGGGAAGGAACCATTATCTATGTTTAAGAAAATTTGAACATACCTTAATGGACAACCATGATGATAACTATGATATGAACTTTACAAAAGCACAGTTGATCATCTGGCTTACTGAAACTGAAACAGGTGATGTTGAAGAGCTTTCGATGGCATCTGGAGGCAAGCTGTTTTGGAACACGGTCAAAAGTGATGCCAATTCGTGCTTGAACCACCGATGTCCTTGGTTCTCAAGATGTTATTATCATAAGCAGCGCAGAGCGGCTCATGAATCAGATCTTGTGATAACGAACCATGCTTTGCTGTTTACTGATTTAAAATCGGATAATCAGCTGCTGCCCGCTTATAAAGAAGTAGTGTTAGATGAAGCACATCACGTTGAAGAAGTCGTAAGTGATCATTTTGGGAAGGAAACGGATTATTTTTCATTCGTTAAGCTGCTTGACAGACTTTCACAAACGGATGGGGACGGAATGATGAACACGTTCAGAGAGATCTGTGACTTGCTTGAAATTCCAAAGTATGAGCATCACCTTGCGAACTGGGATACTCTGTTTTCAGACATAAAAAATGAACTGGACGAAATCTTTAAGCAGATCAAATCCATTTGCTTAAGAAAAGCGAAATCTTCTCGAGCTACAGAGTTAACGAGACTTACTCTTCGATATACAAAAGAAGATATTGAAACAGCGATCTGGGAACCTGTTTTAGAGATGGAAGAGAGAGCTCGTCAGTTTATTGCGGATCTTGTAAAGCCGGTGAAACGAGTATTAAAAAGTCTTGATCAATACGAAGACCATTTAACAGTGCAACAAAAAGGGTTTTTAGTGGATCTTGAAGGTATACTTAACGACCTGCAAGACGAGATGACAAATCTGCACCACCTATTGTCTTGTCCGCTTTCAGAAGAAGTTTATTGGATGGAAGCTGAATCTAAAGGACCGAGACATGCAGTCACCCTCTTTGCAAAACCAGTAGAGATCGACCAGATTTTAGCTGATAAATTCTTTGGCAAGAAAAGTTCAGTTGTACTGACTTCTGCAACGATGAGTGTTAAGAACAGTTTTCGCTATTTGTCTGAAAGACTCGGACTTCTGGACTTTGGTCCAATAAGCGCTCAGCTGCCTTCACCTTTTCAGTATGAACAACAAGCTAAACTGATGGTGCCAACAGACATTCCGCTCATAAATGAAGTTGATCAAAAAACGTTTGTTTCTAAGATCTCATCATCTCTCTATGAGATCGCAAAAGTGACAAAGGGTCGTATGCTCGTACTTTTTACTTCTTATGAGATGTTAAAAGAGACGCATGCAGCATTTAAGAACATGATGGGTTCTGAAGAGTTCGTTCTGATCGCACAAGGTGTTGACTCTGGCAGCCGTGCAAGGTTAACAAAGAATTTTCAGCGTTTTGATAACAGCATTCTGTTTGGAACGAACAGTTTTTGGGAAGGAATCGACATCCCAGGTGATGATTTATCCTGTCTCGTAATCATCAGACTGCCGTTTACTCCGCCCGATCAGCCCGTGATGGCCGCAAAAAGTGAGAAGCTAAAAGCAGAAGGCGGTAATCCCTTCTACGATTTATCGCTTCCACAGGCGATCATCCGCTTCAAACAAGGCTTTGGCCGATTAGTTAGAAGCAGCCGTGATAAAGGAGCCGTTTTCGTTTTTGATCGAAGAATAATAGAGACGAGATATGGAAAGTCGTTTGTTCAATCACTGCCAAAGCTTCCGGTTTCGATTAAGCCAATCGATGAACTCGTTTCAGAATTAGATGAATGGATGGAATAA
- a CDS encoding YybH family protein translates to MKICISTVQDVLENYRSAVYEKDVEKFLSIYASDVHIYDCWGNWECKGISLWRENVMKWFNGLSEDKDLLKVDFKDLTIEENTNVAFVYCAVTFAAYSEKSGEKLRQITNRFTFGLKKVNESWYITHEHSSLPIDMNTGKGMFNLK, encoded by the coding sequence ATGAAGATTTGTATTAGTACAGTTCAGGATGTACTTGAAAATTACAGAAGTGCCGTTTATGAAAAAGATGTTGAAAAATTTCTATCTATCTATGCTTCTGATGTACATATATATGATTGCTGGGGTAACTGGGAGTGTAAGGGTATTTCTTTATGGAGAGAAAATGTAATGAAGTGGTTTAATGGATTGAGTGAAGACAAAGATTTACTAAAAGTAGATTTTAAGGATTTAACTATTGAGGAAAATACTAATGTAGCTTTTGTTTATTGTGCTGTCACATTCGCTGCGTACAGTGAAAAATCAGGAGAGAAACTTCGTCAAATAACAAACCGTTTTACATTTGGCTTAAAAAAAGTAAATGAGTCTTGGTATATAACACACGAACATTCATCATTGCCAATAGATATGAATACTGGAAAAGGGATGTTTAACCTAAAATAA